In one Methylobacterium sp. SyP6R genomic region, the following are encoded:
- the polA gene encoding DNA polymerase I: protein MSTETAPETKPVGPGDQVLLVDGSSFIFRAYFQSINQPERYNFRPSDGLPTGAVRLFCAKLAQFVQEGAAGVMPTHLAIVFDKSEGSFRKEIFPDYKGHRPDAPDDLKRQMPLMRDAVRAFGLHPIELQRYEADDLIATYSRQAEGRGAGVIIVSSDKDLMQLVGDLVRFYDFESGQKGKPGYRPERNLDRAAIIERWEGLNPEQIGDALALIGDTSDNVPGVPGIGLKTAAALIKEFGSLEALLEKASTIKQPKRRETLLSHIDQARLSRRLVALDEAVPVPVPLDALALPKPDPERLVGFLKAMEFNTLTRRIAQMLHVDPEAVRADPSLLPEGAEAGFSNEKGGSDVTPFFGDTPDGAPASAAAEVDPFADLALPDAPPKPKAPAEATPTTLVAARAAEAVKPFDTGAYETVTTVESLEAWIAEAIEAGVVAVDTETTALDANKADLVGVSLATAPGRACYIPLSHRGGEDLFGGGLLPGQLSWEAVQTRLKPLLENPAVLKVGQNVKYDWLVLARHGIEVRPFDDTMLISYVLDAGKGSHGMDELARRHLGHQPITFADVAGTGRQKITFDRVALDKATAYAAEDADVTLRLWRLMKPRLAAERRASVYETLERPLVPVLARMEREGIKVDRQMLSRLSGDFAQSLARLEDEIQEMAGEKFSVSSPKQIGDILFGKMGLPGAKKTPSGQWATPATLLEELAGQGHDLPRRILEWRQLSKLKSTYTDSLQEHADRATDRVHTSFALAATTTGRLSSSDPNLQNIPIRTEEGRRIRQAFVADAGHKLISADYSQIELRLLAHIADIPQLRQAFEEGIDIHAATASAMFGVPLDQMTPDLRRRAKTINFGIIYGISAFGLADRLGIPQGEASAFIKQYFERFPGIRAYIDDTKKICRDKGYVTTLFGRVCHYPQIRSNNPQERASVERQAINAPIQGTAADIIRRAMVRMEGALSEAGLTTRMLLQVHDELVFEAPDEEVERALPIIARVMEEAPHPAVSLRVPLAVEAKAALNWQEAH from the coding sequence ATGAGCACCGAGACCGCCCCCGAGACGAAGCCCGTCGGCCCCGGCGATCAGGTGCTCCTGGTCGACGGTTCGTCGTTCATCTTCCGGGCCTATTTCCAGTCGATCAACCAGCCCGAGCGCTACAACTTCCGGCCCTCCGACGGCCTGCCGACCGGGGCGGTGCGGCTGTTCTGCGCCAAGCTCGCCCAGTTCGTGCAGGAGGGCGCGGCCGGGGTGATGCCGACCCACCTCGCCATCGTGTTCGACAAGTCCGAGGGCTCGTTCCGGAAGGAAATCTTTCCGGACTACAAGGGCCACCGGCCCGACGCGCCCGACGACCTCAAGCGCCAGATGCCCTTGATGCGCGACGCGGTCCGCGCCTTCGGCCTGCATCCGATCGAGTTGCAGCGCTACGAGGCCGACGACCTGATCGCGACCTATTCCCGCCAGGCGGAAGGCCGGGGGGCCGGCGTCATCATCGTCTCGTCCGACAAGGACCTGATGCAGCTCGTCGGCGATCTCGTGCGGTTCTACGATTTCGAATCGGGCCAGAAGGGCAAGCCGGGCTACCGCCCCGAGCGCAACCTCGACCGCGCCGCGATCATCGAGCGCTGGGAGGGCCTGAACCCGGAGCAGATCGGCGACGCCCTGGCGCTGATCGGCGACACCTCCGACAACGTGCCGGGCGTGCCGGGCATCGGGCTCAAGACCGCCGCGGCGCTCATCAAGGAATTCGGCAGCCTGGAGGCGCTCCTGGAGAAGGCCTCCACGATCAAGCAGCCCAAGCGCCGCGAGACCCTGCTGAGTCACATCGACCAGGCCCGGCTGTCGCGCCGCCTCGTCGCCCTCGACGAAGCCGTGCCGGTCCCGGTGCCCCTCGACGCTCTCGCCCTGCCGAAGCCCGATCCCGAGCGCCTCGTCGGCTTCCTCAAGGCGATGGAGTTCAACACCCTGACGCGCCGCATCGCCCAGATGCTGCATGTCGACCCCGAGGCCGTGCGGGCTGATCCCTCCCTGCTGCCGGAGGGCGCCGAGGCCGGCTTCTCGAACGAGAAGGGCGGCAGCGACGTCACGCCGTTCTTCGGCGACACGCCCGACGGCGCTCCGGCTTCAGCCGCGGCGGAGGTCGATCCCTTCGCCGATCTCGCCCTGCCGGATGCGCCCCCGAAGCCGAAGGCGCCCGCCGAGGCGACGCCGACGACCCTCGTGGCGGCGCGCGCGGCGGAAGCGGTCAAGCCCTTCGACACGGGTGCTTACGAGACCGTCACCACGGTCGAGAGCCTGGAAGCCTGGATCGCCGAGGCGATCGAGGCGGGCGTCGTCGCGGTCGATACCGAGACGACCGCGCTCGACGCCAACAAGGCCGACCTCGTCGGCGTCTCGCTCGCCACCGCGCCGGGCCGCGCCTGCTACATCCCGCTCAGCCATCGCGGCGGCGAGGACCTGTTCGGCGGCGGCCTGCTGCCGGGGCAATTGTCCTGGGAGGCCGTGCAGACCCGCCTGAAGCCGCTCTTGGAGAATCCGGCGGTGCTCAAGGTCGGCCAGAACGTCAAGTACGACTGGCTGGTGCTCGCCCGTCACGGCATCGAGGTCCGGCCCTTCGACGACACGATGCTGATCTCCTACGTGCTCGATGCCGGCAAGGGCTCGCACGGCATGGACGAACTGGCGCGGCGCCATCTCGGCCACCAGCCGATCACCTTCGCGGACGTCGCCGGAACCGGGCGCCAGAAGATCACCTTCGACCGCGTCGCCCTCGACAAGGCCACGGCCTACGCCGCGGAAGACGCCGACGTGACCCTGCGGCTGTGGCGGCTGATGAAGCCGCGGCTCGCCGCCGAGCGCCGCGCCTCGGTCTACGAGACCCTGGAGCGGCCCCTCGTCCCGGTGCTGGCGCGGATGGAGCGCGAGGGCATCAAGGTCGACCGCCAGATGCTGAGCCGGCTCTCGGGCGATTTCGCCCAGTCGCTCGCGCGGCTGGAGGACGAGATCCAGGAGATGGCGGGGGAGAAGTTCTCGGTCTCGTCGCCGAAGCAGATCGGCGACATCCTGTTCGGCAAGATGGGCCTGCCCGGCGCCAAGAAGACCCCGTCCGGCCAGTGGGCGACGCCCGCGACCCTGCTGGAGGAACTGGCCGGCCAGGGCCACGACCTGCCGCGCCGGATCCTGGAATGGCGCCAGCTCTCGAAGCTGAAATCGACCTATACCGACAGCCTGCAGGAGCATGCCGACCGGGCGACCGACCGGGTCCACACGTCCTTCGCGCTCGCCGCCACCACGACCGGGCGGCTCTCCTCCTCCGACCCGAACCTCCAGAACATCCCGATCCGCACGGAGGAGGGCCGGCGCATCCGCCAGGCCTTCGTGGCCGATGCCGGGCACAAGCTGATCTCGGCCGATTACAGCCAGATCGAGCTGCGGCTGCTCGCCCACATCGCCGACATCCCGCAGCTGCGCCAGGCCTTCGAGGAGGGCATCGACATCCACGCGGCCACCGCCTCGGCGATGTTCGGCGTGCCCCTCGACCAGATGACCCCGGACCTGCGCCGGCGCGCCAAGACGATCAATTTCGGCATCATCTACGGCATCTCGGCCTTCGGCCTCGCCGACCGGCTCGGCATCCCGCAGGGCGAGGCCTCGGCCTTCATCAAGCAGTATTTCGAGCGCTTCCCCGGCATCCGCGCCTATATCGACGACACCAAGAAGATCTGCCGCGACAAGGGCTACGTCACGACCCTGTTCGGCCGGGTCTGCCACTATCCGCAGATCCGCTCCAACAACCCGCAGGAGCGCGCCTCGGTCGAGCGCCAGGCGATCAACGCGCCGATCCAGGGCACGGCCGCCGACATCATCCGCCGGGCGATGGTCCGGATGGAGGGGGCCTTGTCCGAGGCCGGCCTCACGACCCGGATGCTGCTCCAGGTCCACGACGAGCTGGTCTTCGAGGCGCCCGACGAGGAGGTCGAGCGGGCGCTGCCGATCATCGCCCGGGTGATGGAGGAGGCGCCGCACCCGGCCGTCTCCTTACGGGTGCCGCTCGCCGTCGAGGCCAAGGCGGCCCTGAACTGGCAGGAGGCGCATTGA
- a CDS encoding glycosyltransferase family 87 protein — translation MLILLGVLSALPILVRYYWPAEGGLDVTGHPIGRDFINAWAGPRLAFAGQLDTLFDLRAYHAAIGTLFGTPLPFHNWSYPPFTLLLLGPLGQLPYFVALAIWTIGLFAAFAGVTLSCVPPGRRLHALLLLCLAPACLINAAGGQNGFLTGALLLGGLLALDRRPVLAGLLFGLLTYKPQLGLVLPPVLIALGAWRTIAAACATTVALVGASVLAFGVDPWRHNLGETSAFLYGLLDSFEGFYPYMMASVFAGARTFGLSMGASWTAQILVAVPVLAATVWAVRRTRDPVQRAGLVATAVPLLTPYAFNYDLTLVAAVLVWRISAAEPGAQTDRITLFAWISPTLMMPLQMLGFGGMPAVLVALFWILVWEVAQPQPGPAREPVPALP, via the coding sequence TTGCTGATCCTCCTGGGGGTCCTGAGCGCGCTGCCCATCCTCGTGCGCTACTATTGGCCGGCCGAGGGTGGGCTCGACGTCACCGGGCACCCGATCGGACGCGACTTCATCAACGCCTGGGCCGGGCCGCGCCTCGCCTTCGCGGGACAGCTCGACACCCTGTTCGACCTCCGGGCCTATCACGCGGCGATCGGCACCCTGTTCGGCACCCCGCTGCCGTTCCACAACTGGAGCTATCCGCCCTTCACGCTGCTGCTGCTCGGGCCGCTCGGGCAGCTGCCCTATTTCGTGGCGCTCGCGATCTGGACGATCGGGCTGTTCGCCGCCTTCGCGGGCGTGACGCTGTCCTGTGTGCCCCCCGGGCGGCGCCTGCACGCCCTGCTGCTCCTCTGCCTGGCGCCGGCCTGCCTCATCAACGCCGCCGGCGGCCAGAACGGCTTCCTCACCGGCGCCCTGCTGCTCGGCGGCCTGCTCGCCCTGGATCGCCGGCCGGTGCTCGCCGGCCTCCTGTTCGGCCTGCTCACCTACAAGCCGCAGCTCGGCCTCGTGCTGCCGCCGGTCCTGATCGCGCTGGGCGCCTGGCGGACCATCGCGGCGGCCTGCGCCACCACCGTGGCGCTGGTCGGCGCCTCGGTCCTGGCCTTCGGGGTGGATCCCTGGCGGCACAATCTCGGCGAGACGAGCGCCTTCCTGTACGGCCTCCTCGACTCCTTCGAGGGGTTCTACCCCTACATGATGGCGTCGGTCTTCGCGGGTGCGCGCACCTTCGGGCTGTCGATGGGCGCGTCCTGGACCGCGCAGATCCTCGTCGCCGTCCCGGTCCTCGCGGCGACGGTCTGGGCCGTGCGCCGCACCCGCGACCCGGTGCAGCGCGCGGGCCTCGTCGCGACGGCCGTCCCGCTCCTGACGCCCTATGCCTTCAACTACGACCTGACCCTCGTGGCGGCCGTGCTGGTCTGGCGGATTTCGGCCGCGGAGCCGGGGGCACAGACGGACAGGATCACGCTCTTCGCCTGGATCAGCCCCACTCTGATGATGCCGTTGCAGATGCTGGGCTTCGGCGGCATGCCGGCGGTGCTGGTGGCGCTGTTCTGGATCCTGGTGTGGGAGGTGGCGCAGCCCCAGCCCGGCCCGGCCCGGGAGCCGGTCCCGGCCCTGCCGTGA